The proteins below are encoded in one region of Lagenorhynchus albirostris chromosome 7, mLagAlb1.1, whole genome shotgun sequence:
- the LOC132522937 gene encoding LOW QUALITY PROTEIN: spermine synthase-like (The sequence of the model RefSeq protein was modified relative to this genomic sequence to represent the inferred CDS: deleted 2 bases in 1 codon), with protein sequence MAAARHSTLDFMLGTKADGETILKDLQSIFQEQGMMRLVHTWQDHGYLATYVNKNGSFANLRIYPHGLVLLDLQSYDSDAQGKEVDSLLNKVEERMKELSQDSTERVKRLPPIVRGGAIDRYWPTADGRLVEYDIDEVVYDEDSLYQNIKILHSKQFGNILILSGDVNLVESDLAYTRAIMSSGKEDYTGKDVLILGGGDGGILCEIVKLKPKMVTMVEIDQMVIDACKKYMGKTCGDVLDNLKGDCDQVLKTVSEDCIPVLKRYTKEGREFDYVINDLTAVPSSTSPKEDSTWEFLRLILDLSMKVLKQDGKYFTQGNCVNLTEALSLYEEQLGHLYCPVEFLKEIVCVPSYLELWTLFGRKLTLKINFP encoded by the exons ATGGCAGCAGCACGGCACAGCACCCTTGACTTCATGCTCGGCACCAAAGCTGATGGTGAGACCATTCTGAAAGACCTCCAGTCCATTTTCCAGGAGCAGGGGATGATGAGGTTGGTGCACACCTGGCAGGACCATGGCTATTTAGCGACCTACGTAAACAAAAACGGCAGCTTTGCCAATTTGAGAATTTACCCGCATGGATTGGTGTTGCTGGACCTTCAGAGTTACGACAGTGATGCGCAAGGCAAAGAAGTTGACAGTCTTTTGAACAAAGTAGAAGAACGAATGAAAGAATTGAGTCAGGACAGTACTGAGCGGGTGAAGCGATTACCACCCATAGTTCGAGGAGGGGCCATTGACAGATACTGGCCCACTGCAGATGGCCGCCTGGTTGAGTACGACATAGATGAAGTGGTGTATGATGAAGACTCACTTTACCAGAACATTAAAATTTTACACTCAAAACAATTTGGAAATATTCTCATCCTCAGTGGGGATGTTAATTTGGTGGAAAGTGATCTGGCGTATACCCGGGCCATCATGAGCAGCGGCAAAGAAGATTACACTGGCAAAGATGTACTGATTCTAGGAGGCGGAGATGGGGGCATATTATGTGAAATAGTCAAACTGAAACCAAAAATGGTCACTATGGTAGAGATTGACCAAATGGTGATTGACGCATGTAAGAAATACATGGGAAAAACATGTGGTGATGTCCTAGACAATCTTAAAGGGGACTGCGATCAGGTTCTC AAGACTGTATCAGAAGACTGTATTCCAGTACTGAAGAGGTACACCAAAGAAGGGAGAGAGTTTGATTATGTGATTAATGATTTGACAGCTGTTCCAAGCTCCACATCTCCGAAAGAAGATTCCACATGGGAGTTTCTCAGACTGATTCTTGACCTCTCAATGAAAGTATTGAAACAGGATGGGAAATATTTTACACAGGGGAACTGTGTCAATTTGACTGAAGCCCTGTCACTCTATGAAGAACAGCTGGGGCACCTGTATTGTCCTGTGGAATTCTTGAAGGAGATCGTCTGTGTCCCTTCATACTTGGAATTGTGGACACTGTTTGGAAGAAAGCTAACCTTGAAAATCAATTTCCCCTAA